One genomic segment of Hevea brasiliensis isolate MT/VB/25A 57/8 chromosome 3, ASM3005281v1, whole genome shotgun sequence includes these proteins:
- the LOC131178551 gene encoding 60S ribosomal protein L34-like: protein MVQRLTYRKRHSNAAKSNQHRVVKTPGRKLVYQTTKNRASGPKCPVTGKRIQGIPHLTPAEYKRSRLARNRRTVNQAYGGVLSGGAVRERIIRAFLVEEQKIAEKVLKIQKAKEKQASRS, encoded by the coding sequence ATGGTTCAGAGACTGACATATCGGAAACGGCACAGTAATGCCGCCAAATCGAACCAGCACCGGGTCGTCAAAACCCCTGGAAGAAAATTGGTGTACCAGACCACAAAGAACAGAGCTAGTGGTCCGAAGTGCCCTGTTACTGGCAAGAGGATTCAAGGGATTCCTCACTTGACACCTGCTGAATATAAGAGGTCAAGATTGGCACGAAACAGGAGAACTGTGAACCAGGCTTATGGTGGAGTACTGTCCGGTGGTGCTGTTAGAGAAAGGATTATTCGAGCATTTTTGGTTGAAGAACAAAAGATTGCGGAAAAGGTCTTGAAGATTCAAAAGGCAAAGGAAAAACAAGCCTCTAGAAGTTAA